The DNA sequence TGGGGTATCGCTCCTGCCGCGTCAGCCATCCTTGTATAGACAGTCAAAATTGCAGAATCATGGGATGTGACAAAGAGCGGCTTCATATCCCTGTAATAATCAATGTTATACTTTTTCTCCAGCCACTTTCTTGTTTGAACAGCAGCAGCCCATGCAGTTGGATATGCAAATGCAATTGTCTTGCCTTTTAAGTTCTCTACTTTTTTTATTTCTGAGTCCCTTCTGACAAGGATTATGCCAGTAAACGGCTCCTCCGCCACCTTTGCAAATGCAGTGTAGCCTGCCTTGCTGTTGGCAACAATATATTGGAATGGATTTGAAAATGTTATATCGTATTCGCCCCTTTCCATTCTTTCCTGATAAATCTTAAAGTCTTTGGCAACAGCAAAGTCAATCTGAATGCCTGTTTTTCTTGTAAGATAATCTGCAAGGGGTATGAACATCTCCGCTGTTTTTGACGGGCTTTGAAAAGGGACAACGCCAAGAATAATGCGGTCTTGGGAAAAGGCAGGTGATAGGTAATAGGCGATGGGCAATAGGAAAAAGGTGAAAAATAAAAAGATTTTGAAAATCTTATGTCCCATGCTTTTATTGATAGCAAACTGTATGCCAAAAAAGCAGGCAATAGGCAATGGACCATAGATTATAGGTTTTGCCCATAGCCTCTAACCCATTACCTATTGCCTGCTTTGATATTCCTGTATCGGCTTAACATCCATGCCTTGTTTTATCAATGTTTCAATACCCATGCTTGCTGCCTTTGCGCCTGATATGGTTGTAAAATAAGGAACACCATACACAAGGGCAGACCTCCTTATGGAGTATGAATCTTTAACTGCTTTTACGCCGAATGATGTATTTATAACCATCGCTATCTCGCCGCTTTTGATTTTATCTACTATATGAGGTCTTCCCTCTCCTACCTTATATATAAACTCAATATCAATACCATTTTCTTTCAAATATTTTCCTGTGCCGCTTGTAGCAATAATCTCAAAGCCCATCTCGCACAGCCGTTTTACCGCTGATACAACCTCCTTCTTATCTTCATCCTTTACACTTATAAACACCCTACCCTTTAACGGCAGTTTTGTCCCAGCTGCAATCTGAGCCTTTGCAAACGCCCTGCCAAAATCCCTGTCAATCCCCATAACCTCGCCTGTTGACTTCATCTCTGGACCAAGGATCGTATCAACACCCGGGAATTTTATAAACGGAAAGACGGACTCCTTCACTGATGTGTGCTGCGGCACAATCTCAGATGTAAATCCAAGTTCCTTTAATGTCTTGCCGAGCATTGACTTTGCTGCAATCTTTGCCAAAGGCTTTCCTATTGCCTTACTTACAAACGGCACTGTCCGTGAGGCGCGCGGATTAACTTCCAAAACATATATTTCATAACCTGCATTTCTGACTTCTGACTTTTTAACTGCAAACTGGCAATTCATCAGACCGATAACATTCAATTCCTTTGCCAATGCGATGGTCTGCTTCCTTATATCGTCAATAACCTTTTGATTAAGTGAGTAGGGTGGTATGGAGCAGGCAGAATCGCCTGAATGTATACCTGCCTCCTCAATATGTTCCATTATACCGCCTATAACCACATCCATGCCATCGCTTACGCAGTCAACATCAACCTCTGTTGCATTATCAAGAAACTTGTCTATCAAAACAGGGTGTTCTGGCGATGCCTCTACTG is a window from the Deltaproteobacteria bacterium genome containing:
- a CDS encoding phosphate/phosphite/phosphonate ABC transporter substrate-binding protein → MGHKIFKIFLFFTFFLLPIAYYLSPAFSQDRIILGVVPFQSPSKTAEMFIPLADYLTRKTGIQIDFAVAKDFKIYQERMERGEYDITFSNPFQYIVANSKAGYTAFAKVAEEPFTGIILVRRDSEIKKVENLKGKTIAFAYPTAWAAAVQTRKWLEKKYNIDYYRDMKPLFVTSHDSAILTVYTRMADAAGAIPHEFQTMDEHIKNDLIIIGETPPHPQMPFAYHPRVSQSAVLKIKNALMALDKSTTEGKKVLEALGRNGFESADDRDYDVVRKLADEYSKDGMPYAQEFRWR